A window of Gossypium hirsutum isolate 1008001.06 chromosome D13, Gossypium_hirsutum_v2.1, whole genome shotgun sequence genomic DNA:
GTTTAAATACCTTGGTCTGGCTTCCGTCGCTGCTTTTGTTGCAACTGTTCTTGTTATGTTGGTAAATATCCCATTGGGCAAAGTACTAGAGAAACTTCAGGAGAAGTTGATGGAATCGAAAGATAAAAGGATGAATGCAACATCTGAAATTTTGAGGAACATGAGAATTCTCAAACTTCAGGGGTGGGAAATGAAGTTTCTGTCCAAGATTATCGGGCTTAGGAATGTCGAGGAAGGATCATTAAAAAGATTCATTTATACGAATGCCATTAGTAGTTTCTTTTTCTCCATTGCACCCTCGGTTGTGTCTGTATCCACATTTGGTGCTTGTATCCTTCTAGGAGTCCCACTTGAGTCAGGCAAGATCCTATCTGCACTTGCAACATTCAGGATTCTTCAAGGGTCCATCCACGCTCTTCCTGAAACAATTTCGATGATCGCTCAGACAAAGGTGTCTCTTGATAGAattgcttcctttcttcagctTGATGACTCGCAGCCTGATGTTATAGAGAAGCTTCCAAGAGGAAGCTCGGATACAGCAGTTGAGGTTGTTGATGGGAATTTTTCTTGGTACTTCTCGTCTACTGCAACACTaacaaatataaatttgaaaGTTTATCATGGTATGAAGGTTGCTGTTTGTGGCACAGTTGGCTCCGGCAAGTCGAGTTTACTTTCCTGCATTTTGGGGGAACTACCCAAGATATCTGGCTCTCTTAAGTTGTGTGGTACAAAGGCCTATGTTGCTCAATCACCTTGGATTCAAAGTGGCAAGATTGAGGAGAATATATTGTTCGGAAAGGAGATGGATCGAGAGAGGTATGACAGAATACTTGAAGCTTGTGCCCTTAAAAAGGATCTTGAAATCCTGCCATTTGGTGATCAGACCGTTATTGGTGAGAGGGGAATCAATTTGAGCGGTGGACAGAAGCAAAGAGTACAGATTGCGCGTGCTCTGTACCAAGATGCCGATATCTATCTCCTTGATGATCCTTTCAGTGCTGTGGATGCTCACACAGGATCTCATTTATTCAAGGTGACTCTTAAGTAACAGCTTTACTACTCTGTTTGATAAGTGATAACTAATTGAAATTCTATCAATATTTCCTATTGGCCagctttctcttttatttttgaacttCCTTATTCTGTTGATGCATTGCTTGAGTATCTTGGTTTTATCTTTGGATGACAGGAAGTTTTGCTATGCAGTTTGATTTCGAAAACAGTGATATATGTCACTCATCAAGTTGAGTTTTTACCAGCTGCTGATCTTATCTTGGTaagctttttaaaatttttccttggattcataaaaaaattgacaGTACTAGATTTAATGTGTACATTTGTATTAGGTTATGGAAGATGGAAGGATTACACAAGCTGGAAAGTATTATGACATTCTCAAATCAGGGACCGATTTTATGTTCCTTGTGGGTGCGCATAAGAAAGCTTTGTCAGCCATTGGTGCTGTTGAGACCGGAACTGATTCAGAACAAAGTAGGAGTGAAGGTCTTAAAGGGGATGGTGGTTTGGAAAGTGCTCAGGGTAATGAGAGTGATAATATAGAAGATGTTGGACCAAAAGGACAACTTGTTCAAGAAGAGGAACGAGAGAAAGGAAAAGTCGGGTTTTCCATCTATTGGAAATATATCACAACAGCATATGGAGGCTTTCTGGTCCCTCTGGTGTTGCTGGCGCAGATTCTCTTTCAGACTTTCCAAATTGGTAGCAATTACTGGATGGCTTGGGCCTCTCCCACGTCTGCCGATGTCGAACCTCCAGTTGGGAGCCTTACACTAATAATTGTATATTTAGTTTTGGCCATTTCAAGTGCCTTTTCGGTCCTTACCAGAGCCATGCTTCTTAGTACAGTCGGATACAAAACAGCGACTCTTCTCTTCAAAAAGATGCATTCCTGCATATTCCGTGCTCCTATGGCTTTCTTTGACTCCACACCTAGTGGAAGAATTCTAAACAGAGTAAATTATCTTTATACACTCCTTTTATGCTTCAAATTTTGGGCTTTTTAACCATTTTTCGGGTTTGTTTGTAAGATTTTGATCTTTTTTTCCCCTGCCTCGTGTAGGCTTCTACAGATCAAAATGCTGTGGATTTGAGAATTCCATACCAAGTAGGGGGATTTGCCTTTTCGGTTATCAATCTACTTGGAATCATTGTTGCCATGTCTCAGGGTGCTTGGCagatatttatcatttttatcccTGTCATTGTTACCTGCATTTGGTACCAGGTAATTCTTGTCACTTCATTCTCTAGTTTGGTAAATTGTGGCTATAGAATACAGGACTTTGCATACATGCAACCATGTATTGATATATTGTAAAGTTCGAAGTtctatcatataatatatatacattcaacCTTGCATAACACTTGGACTTGCAGCAATATTACATATCTTCTGCACGAGAACTTGCACGTTTGGTTGGTGTATCCAAAGCTCCAGTAATACAGCATTTTGCTGAAACACTTTTAGGTGTTACAACTATCAGGTGCTTTGATCAAGAATCAAGATTCCAAGAGACAAACTTGACATTGAATGACTCCTATTCTCGTCCAAAATTTCATGTTTCTTGTGCAAAGGAATGGCTGTGCTTCCGCCTGGACATGTTGTCTTCTATTACTTTTGCTTTTGGTCTGTTCATTTTGATCTCCGTACCAAAGGGAGTTATTAATCCGGGTAAGCAATTGCAGATGATTGTCATCTCATCTTCATTGATTACCATATCATTCTAGATAAAGAATGTTAAGGGAAAATGATGGAATGTATTTTCTTTTGTTTAGCCATTGCGGGGTTAGCTGTTACATACGGACTCAATCTAAATTTATTGCAAACTTGGCTTGTATGGAATATTTGCAATATGGAGAATCAAATTGTATCAGTTGAGAGAATGCTTCAGTACAGTAGCATTCCTTGTGAGTCTGCGCTTGTGATAGAAACTAATTGCCCAGAACGTTCTTGGCCATTCCATGGAGAAGTTAATATTCTTAATCTGCAGGTAATGCAGGTTTTGTTGTTTATGAATTTGATtcgtatagttttttttttaattaattgatgatGATTGACGTAGGTACGGTATGCCCCACACTTGCCTCTCGTCTTGCGAGGTCTGACATGCACATTTCCAGGAGGGTTGAAAACTGGCATTGTAGGAAAAACAGGCAGTGGTAAATCAACTCTTATACAAGCACTTTTCCGGATAATCGAACCTGCAGCAGGCCAGATTATAATTGACGGTGTCAACATCTCATCGATCGGACTGCATGATTTGCGGTCAAAACTCAGCATCATTCCTCAGGATCCTACCATGTTCGGAGGGACTGTACGTAGCAACTTGGATCCACTTGAAGAGTATACAGATGAACAGATTTGGGAGGTGGGGTTCATTTGGTTCTTTTTCTGATATGACACTGTCGCTTATGGTTCCATATTTGAAGGTTTGTGTATTTGTATTTCTTTAAAGGCATTGGATATGTGCCAACTCGGGGATGAAGTTAGAAAGAAGGAAGGGCGGCTCAATTCGACAGGTTCAATATTCTATCATATAGCGAATACTAATTGATTATTGAAGAAACATTTTACAGTATTATAGCGCTTGCTGTGCAGTTATTGAGAATGGAGAGAATTGGAGCATGGGTCAAAGGCAGTTGGTTTGTCTGGGGCGTTTGCTGCTGAAGAAAAGTAAGATCGTGGTGCTCGATGAAGCTACGGCATCTGTGGATACGGTTACTGATGATCTGATACAGACAACTCTAAGGGAGCATTTTTCGAACGCTACAGTTATAACAATTGCTCACCGTATAACTTCAGTTCTTGACAGTGATATGATTCTGCTTCTAAGCCAAGGTCAGTATGATATTCGTGATTTATTAGTTGTTGGATTTGTTGAAATGCAACTTGTTTAAGACCCAGTTTTTGAATTATTACAGGAGTTGTTGAAGAATTCGATTCTCCGGCTAGATTGCTAGAAAACAAGTCATCATCTTTTGCGCAGCTTGTAGCAGAGTACAGTACGAGATCAGATTCAAGTTTGCAGAAACTTGAGTGAACTGGATAACAGTGAAAAAACCACTCATCCCTTCTTCTACCTTTATCTATACCATCCGAGTATGCCGCGGAACGAATCAATCGCTTCCTttcttcaatatatatatacaaggcTATTATAACTattgaatgaccaaaatatcgggcaatatacaaataaaagctcttttttttttaaattactgaaatgggctaggtaaaaaattaattatcggAATGACCCTATCTCTCcgaaaacgcgtccacgtcaacGCGTTGTCAGGTGACAAAGCAGGAAAATGGAAGTGTTTTGCCTGTGTCTCCTGTTActgttagggttttgggttttgggtttagggtttagggttagggtttgggGATTTTAGGTTtagatttttaaagaaaaaattaaataaataagggattagggtttagatttttttaattaaattaattataaaatttttaaaattagattagggtttcgtctttatagtttttttaaaaataaattaaattagggtttaggattacttgagtaaattaattaaaatttttaaaaaattagattaggcTTTGGTGTTaagggtttttaaggaaaaattaaataaattagagtttagggttacttgagtcaattaaatataaattttaaaaaaattagattaatgtttagtgtttagggtttttaagaaaaaactcaaataaattagggttttgggtttagggttaattaaattatttgttaatttaaaaaagCTTTCACGTGGACGTTGTTTTGCTATAATagctcttgaaaaaataattttgagaagacgtttctgagcaaataatgttaaaaacgctttaagcaggatgcaTTGTCAGTAAAAGTATTGAAAGAAGTTCCCACGTGGACGTTCTTTTGTTACAGTAGCTTccgaaaaaataatttcgagtagacgtttttgagcaaatagtgtaaaaaatacCTTAAACAGGATGCTTTGTCAGCAAAAGTATTGAAAGAAGCTTACACATGGACGCAttttttgctacagtagctcctGTTTGGCttgaggctataaatgaggcaaaaTTTTTTTCTCAGATTGCATAAGCTAcagcaaaaaaaaatttagagaggtTAAGAAAGATAGAAATTAAAGATGAGTGAACGCATCATTGCTGTTATTTACCATGATGGTGAGGTTCGTCATACCGAGAACGGTGTTATTTTTTAATCAAAGAATAcagtgcgactggtttttaaccagaacatagatttgacagaacttcgtaaaaaaattaggcgtaaaatactcgaaacgacgccaatgaaagttctgtctattatgtatcgattttgttcttctgttgatccggtgacatatgactcgtttgacataaaaggtgctcgtagcttagAGGCAATGTTGCAGACTTATCTCGCTAGTAGAGCGccctatattgagttatatgtacaatttacatcgtcAAATGATGCACTTACGATTTCTGTTCGAGAGGTATACACGACCCTTGCCCGACACTCGGTTCGTGGGTTACAAAACACGAAACAACCCATGTTTGGTAGCAgtatggaatacacaaccccAGCACGACACTCTGTCAGTGGATAAGACATGCACctcggtgggtcgatgtttgatgctggaaatacgtactggggaacgacatcaacttctagtggttggcaatctacattCAATTGGGGATGTTATGAAACGcctagaagaagggatgatgtactccctacgacgtccatcggtgaggggacctcgtacgttgcagatgatggtgagttagaagatgactccgatgtggatccacctcgagagcccaggCCCGATAgtgcagaagttgcattattttctaaatcggagcctattccaaccaaacctgaagatgttgaaggggttcagatgaagaagatcCACGATTCAGGGCATACTCACTTCCAGCCCATGTGCATAATGTCAATCTGTCTAcagatgatgcgttggagtttccagatctaccacacaggttgcgtgatcgtacaagttcgctACTGGATTTAGGTAAATTTGAAGTTGCTAATGAGTTttccaaaaatgatagttttattggtgtATTGAAACTACATAGTATCAATAacggcgttaactaccacgtggttaaatccaaaactgataagtttgaggcaaaGTGTACAGTGcaagacggtacatgttcatggaaaatttacgtcTCGTTGAGAAAAATGACATGGTTCTGAGAGATAataaagtacaaaggtccacatacatatGTTGCAGTACAATATTTAGGGTTTctgaataatactgttattatataatgttgcattatttaatgtactccgttgataggtatttcacaagatcatcccaagatggattcagctatgttagctagcttgatactacccatggtgaaggcagatcctaggacttcagtgccggtcttaattgccaatattcgtagccaaatgaggtacacgccctcttaccgcaaggcttggataacTAAGTAAAAGGCGTTGGAGAAGTTGCATAGTtggtgggacgcttcatataatgaaatatggtagtggtgtcaagtgctagaaAGATACATCCTAGGTTGCATAACaaaccttgaaacggaacatgcgtactacaacgaccgattgctacgtggatgctaggtgttcaaacgcctgttttggacctttaagcaatgccgagacgcatttccattctgtaagccattggtacaaattgacggtacctttatgtttggtagatatacccatcggctattgctagtagtggcacaggatggcagtgggagaattcttccaattgcatttgcaataacatcCGGGGAGTCAGCTGATGACTAGGATTTCTTTttatctaggttaaggaggcatgtgtgcccccaacctgatatctgtgttatttcagatcggggcacCGAAATACTAGCTGTAATTGATCGACAGGGAAGCTTATGACAGtgcacacaccatcggtattgcctaaggcacgttgcttccaactactataggcaatatccatctaagagtgaacgacgacaagtgaccaacatgggtatttagtctctattaatataatttcgtttgtCATTTTGAATTTATTCTAAATGAAAGAGTAGTATGTAACATTCACTATAAACTTATATTGGCGggatatgaaataaataaatactgttttcatgagatgttggcagtTTTACGTTTAATTAACGGCGAAGGCGCGGACTACCTTTATAACATACCTTTCGAATAATGGGTACAACATACGATGGCTGCCTATGATATGGTCATATGGctaaatgcataaattctgttctaaaaggaaTGCCGACAATCCCAATTGTAAATTTacgtcttccaaagtgatagtacactctccacatgaaagatggaatgtgtgtgtatcgggtctccacctctcaatcAACGCACTGATGAGTTTTGGGTCCAACTTGCATTCTCGGCCTACCGTcaccacgtgccaaaaacccgcttcccgcaggtaattctttaccaacggtgatggaggaccatgcatattacGGACATGCattgcaatatccgatctacagacttttataagaaataataaaataaattttttttaaaattgcataaataaataaaaatcttaaataatatttaaaaattaaatttaacacttaccattttcatttgtctGACGGATATGTGCTTgttatcgagacgaattaattctccggccattgctaacacgatcaaatttttatgatttaaaaaaattcaaaaatataaaattaaagctttttttaaaataattaaaaaaattaaagctttttttaagaggaatttgagagaatattGGAGAGAAATTGATAGAAAGGATTTAGGTGTGAAAAAATGAAATGGggatttttatagttttttttactgTTGGAGGGTCATCAACGGTAAAAAAAGTAGTCGTTGctactgttcacgcgcgggcaAAACGCTTCGTCAAGGAAGCGGTTTGTCCATGTTGATAGAAAGCGCGGCACTTCATCGACGAAGTATTTTCTTGCCTAGTCACCTGGCAACGCGCTGACGTGAACGCGTTTTCGGGGAATTGGATCATTCcggtaattaattttttaccgggcccatttcagtaatttttaaaaaaatgggcttTTATTGGTATTTTGCCCCAAAATATCCTTTCAAATTAAtactaaatattttaatgttttagtttatataaaattttatctattagaATTTTacattattagattttttttatagggtaaattacaccaacaatcaTCCAATTTTGGGGTAGctaacaaaacagtcacctaggtttcatttcagtcactcaactttcgaaaATTTACAAACAGTCATTTTTGCCGTTTTTCGTCACAGATGTCACTGCAAAGTGACATAGCA
This region includes:
- the LOC107897436 gene encoding ABC transporter C family member 3 isoform X3 is translated as MKLFASESFLLMSSASSFDFLLKPIFLHGFSASLHLVLLLFLSLLWAVNRVKGTGRESSMKTLKQRKSKQCHTSGEVINFMTVDADRVGEFCFYMHDLWTAAMQVVLALLILFKYLGLASVAAFVATVLVMLVNIPLGKVLEKLQEKLMESKDKRMNATSEILRNMRILKLQGWEMKFLSKIIGLRNVEEGSLKRFIYTNAISSFFFSIAPSVVSVSTFGACILLGVPLESGKILSALATFRILQGSIHALPETISMIAQTKVSLDRIASFLQLDDSQPDVIEKLPRGSSDTAVEVVDGNFSWYFSSTATLTNINLKVYHGMKVAVCGTVGSGKSSLLSCILGELPKISGSLKLCGTKAYVAQSPWIQSGKIEENILFGKEMDRERYDRILEACALKKDLEILPFGDQTVIGERGINLSGGQKQRVQIARALYQDADIYLLDDPFSAVDAHTGSHLFKEVLLCSLISKTVIYVTHQVEFLPAADLILVMEDGRITQAGKYYDILKSGTDFMFLVGAHKKALSAIGAVETGTDSEQSRSEGLKGDGGLESAQGNESDNIEDVGPKGQLVQEEEREKGKVGFSIYWKYITTAYGGFLVPLVLLAQILFQTFQIGSNYWMAWASPTSADVEPPVGSLTLIIVYLVLAISSAFSVLTRAMLLSTVGYKTATLLFKKMHSCIFRAPMAFFDSTPSGRILNRASTDQNAVDLRIPYQVGGFAFSVINLLGIIVAMSQGAWQIFIIFIPVIVTCIWYQQYYISSARELARLVGVSKAPVIQHFAETLLGVTTIRCFDQESRFQETNLTLNDSYSRPKFHVSCAKEWLCFRLDMLSSITFAFGLFILISVPKGVINPAIAGLAVTYGLNLNLLQTWLVWNICNMENQIVSVERMLQYSSIPCESALVIETNCPERSWPFHGEVNILNLQVRYAPHLPLVLRGLTCTFPGGLKTGIVGKTGSGKSTLIQALFRIIEPAAGQIIIDGVNISSIGLHDLRSKLSIIPQDPTMFGGTVRSNLDPLEEYTDEQIWEALDMCQLGDEVRKKEGRLNSTVIENGENWSMGQRQLVCLGRLLLKKSKIVVLDEATASVDTVTDDLIQTTLREHFSNATVITIAHRITSVLDSDMILLLSQGVVEEFDSPARLLENKSSSFAQLVAEYSTRSDSSLQKLE
- the LOC107897436 gene encoding ABC transporter C family member 3 isoform X2 yields the protein MKLFASESFLLMSSASSFDFLLKPIFLHGFSASLHLVLLLFLSLLWAVNRVKGTGRESSMKTLKQRKVLCEGNGVTLLKLVKALFLLAWKDILTTALFAFLSTVASYVGPYLIDTFVLYLNGQRLFNYEGYLLVTAFFVAKLVECISQRHWFFKLQQVGLRLRAVMVAMIYNKGLTLSCQSKQCHTSGEVINFMTVDADRVGEFCFYMHDLWTAAMQVVLALLILFKYLGLASVAAFVATVLVMLVNIPLGKVLEKLQEKLMESKDKRMNATSEILRNMRILKLQGWEMKFLSKIIGLRNVEEGSLKRFIYTNAISSFFFSIAPSVVSVSTFGACILLGVPLESGKILSALATFRILQGSIHALPETISMIAQTKVSLDRIASFLQLDDSQPDVIEKLPRGSSDTAVEVVDGNFSWYFSSTATLTNINLKVYHGMKVAVCGTVGSGKSSLLSCILGELPKISGSLKLCGTKAYVAQSPWIQSGKIEENILFGKEMDRERYDRILEACALKKDLEILPFGDQTVIGERGINLSGGQKQRVQIARALYQDADIYLLDDPFSAVDAHTGSHLFKEVLLCSLISKTVIYVTHQVEFLPAADLILVMEDGRITQAGKYYDILKSGTDFMFLVGAHKKALSAIGAVETGTDSEQSRSEGLKGDGGLESAQGNESDNIEDVGPKGQLVQEEEREKGKVGFSIYWKYITTAYGGFLVPLVLLAQILFQTFQIGSNYWMAWASPTSADVEPPVGSLTLIIVYLVLAISSAFSVLTRAMLLSTVGYKTATLLFKKMHSCIFRAPMAFFDSTPSGRILNRASTDQNAVDLRIPYQVGGFAFSVINLLGIIVAMSQGAWQIFIIFIPVIVTCIWYQQYYISSARELARLVGVSKAPVIQHFAETLLGVTTIRCFDQESRFQETNLTLNDSYSRPKFHVSCAKEWLCFRLDMLSSITFAFGLFILISVPKGVINPAIAGLAVTYGLNLNLLQTWLVWNICNMENQIVSVERMLQYSSIPCESALVIETNCPERSWPFHGEVNILNLQVRYAPHLPLVLRGLTCTFPGGLKTGIVGKTGSGKSTLIQALFRIIEPAAGQIIIDGVNISSIGLHDLRSKLSIIPQDPTMFGGTVRSNLDPLEEYTDEQIWEALDMCQLGDEVRKKEGRLNSTVIENGENWSMGQRQLVCLGRLLLKKSKIVVLDEATASVDTVTDDLIQTTLREHFSNATVITIAHRITSVLDSDMILLLSQGVVEEFDSPARLLENKSSSFAQLVAEYSTRSDSSLQKLE
- the LOC107897436 gene encoding ABC transporter C family member 3 isoform X4, with the translated sequence MKLFASESFLLMSSASSFDFLLKPIFLHGFSASLHLVLLLFLSLLWAVNRVKGTGRESSMKTLKQRKVLWYNQTLACCVVVSAFNVVLFLLSCFCWYRNDCSVVKLVILSDYVVKLLAWCAMCVFLHCQLSNSGGQMEFPFLLRVWWGFYFSISCYCLVIDIVLFTKQVPFPSQYLVSDVVSVVTGLFLCIVGFLARNEGAKALLQEPLLDGDSNVSNGIKLSRKRGSDTITPYSNAGIFSILTFSWMGPLIAAGNKKTLDLEDVPQLDSHDSAVGAFPNFKNRLESTDSEGNGVTLLKLVKALFLLAWKDILTTALFAFLSTVASYVGPYLIDTFVLYLNGQRLFNYEGYLLVTAFFVAKLVECISQRHWFFKLQQVGLRLRAVMVAMIYNKGLTLSCQSKQCHTSGEVINFMTVDADRVGEFCFYMHDLWTAAMQVVLALLILFKYLGLASVAAFVATVLVMLVNIPLGKVLEKLQEKLMESKDKRMNATSEILRNMRILKLQGWEMKFLSKIIGLRNVEEGSLKRFIYTNAISSFFFSIAPSVVSVSTFGACILLGVPLESGKILSALATFRILQGSIHALPETISMIAQTKVSLDRIASFLQLDDSQPDVIEKLPRGSSDTAVEVVDGNFSWYFSSTATLTNINLKVYHGMKVAVCGTVGSGKSSLLSCILGELPKISGSLKLCGTKAYVAQSPWIQSGKIEENILFGKEMDRERYDRILEACALKKDLEILPFGDQTVIGERGINLSGGQKQRVQIARALYQDADIYLLDDPFSAVDAHTGSHLFKEVLLCSLISKTVIYVTHQVEFLPAADLILVMEDGRITQAGKYYDILKSGTDFMFLVGAHKKALSAIGAVETGTDSEQSRSEGLKGDGGLESAQGNESDNIEDVGPKGQLVQEEEREKGKVGFSIYWKYITTAYGGFLVPLVLLAQILFQTFQIGSNYWMAWASPTSADVEPPVGSLTLIIVYLVLAISSAFSVLTRAMLLSTVGYKTATLLFKKMHSCIFRAPMAFFDSTPSGRILNRASTDQNAVDLRIPYQVGGFAFSVINLLGIIVAMSQGAWQIFIIFIPVIVTCIWYQVL
- the LOC107897436 gene encoding ABC transporter C family member 3 isoform X1, coding for MKLFASESFLLMSSASSFDFLLKPIFLHGFSASLHLVLLLFLSLLWAVNRVKGTGRESSMKTLKQRKVLWYNQTLACCVVVSAFNVVLFLLSCFCWYRNDCSVVKLVILSDYVVKLLAWCAMCVFLHCQLSNSGGQMEFPFLLRVWWGFYFSISCYCLVIDIVLFTKQVPFPSQYLVSDVVSVVTGLFLCIVGFLARNEGAKALLQEPLLDGDSNVSNGIKLSRKRGSDTITPYSNAGIFSILTFSWMGPLIAAGNKKTLDLEDVPQLDSHDSAVGAFPNFKNRLESTDSEGNGVTLLKLVKALFLLAWKDILTTALFAFLSTVASYVGPYLIDTFVLYLNGQRLFNYEGYLLVTAFFVAKLVECISQRHWFFKLQQVGLRLRAVMVAMIYNKGLTLSCQSKQCHTSGEVINFMTVDADRVGEFCFYMHDLWTAAMQVVLALLILFKYLGLASVAAFVATVLVMLVNIPLGKVLEKLQEKLMESKDKRMNATSEILRNMRILKLQGWEMKFLSKIIGLRNVEEGSLKRFIYTNAISSFFFSIAPSVVSVSTFGACILLGVPLESGKILSALATFRILQGSIHALPETISMIAQTKVSLDRIASFLQLDDSQPDVIEKLPRGSSDTAVEVVDGNFSWYFSSTATLTNINLKVYHGMKVAVCGTVGSGKSSLLSCILGELPKISGSLKLCGTKAYVAQSPWIQSGKIEENILFGKEMDRERYDRILEACALKKDLEILPFGDQTVIGERGINLSGGQKQRVQIARALYQDADIYLLDDPFSAVDAHTGSHLFKEVLLCSLISKTVIYVTHQVEFLPAADLILVMEDGRITQAGKYYDILKSGTDFMFLVGAHKKALSAIGAVETGTDSEQSRSEGLKGDGGLESAQGNESDNIEDVGPKGQLVQEEEREKGKVGFSIYWKYITTAYGGFLVPLVLLAQILFQTFQIGSNYWMAWASPTSADVEPPVGSLTLIIVYLVLAISSAFSVLTRAMLLSTVGYKTATLLFKKMHSCIFRAPMAFFDSTPSGRILNRASTDQNAVDLRIPYQVGGFAFSVINLLGIIVAMSQGAWQIFIIFIPVIVTCIWYQQYYISSARELARLVGVSKAPVIQHFAETLLGVTTIRCFDQESRFQETNLTLNDSYSRPKFHVSCAKEWLCFRLDMLSSITFAFGLFILISVPKGVINPAIAGLAVTYGLNLNLLQTWLVWNICNMENQIVSVERMLQYSSIPCESALVIETNCPERSWPFHGEVNILNLQVRYAPHLPLVLRGLTCTFPGGLKTGIVGKTGSGKSTLIQALFRIIEPAAGQIIIDGVNISSIGLHDLRSKLSIIPQDPTMFGGTVRSNLDPLEEYTDEQIWEALDMCQLGDEVRKKEGRLNSTVIENGENWSMGQRQLVCLGRLLLKKSKIVVLDEATASVDTVTDDLIQTTLREHFSNATVITIAHRITSVLDSDMILLLSQGVVEEFDSPARLLENKSSSFAQLVAEYSTRSDSSLQKLE